The following coding sequences lie in one Deltaproteobacteria bacterium genomic window:
- the tuf gene encoding elongation factor Tu (EF-Tu; promotes GTP-dependent binding of aminoacyl-tRNA to the A-site of ribosomes during protein biosynthesis; when the tRNA anticodon matches the mRNA codon, GTP hydrolysis results; the inactive EF-Tu-GDP leaves the ribosome and release of GDP is promoted by elongation factor Ts; many prokaryotes have two copies of the gene encoding EF-Tu), with protein MAKQKFERKKPHVNVGTIGHIDHGKTTLTAAITKVLAEQGMAQFVA; from the coding sequence ATGGCGAAGCAGAAATTTGAGCGCAAGAAGCCGCACGTGAACGTGGGGACGATCGGACACATCGATCACGGCAAGACGACACTGACGGCGGCGATCACCAAGGTGCTGGCGGAGCAGGGGATGGCGCAGTTCGTGGCCT